A region from the Sulfurivermis fontis genome encodes:
- a CDS encoding DUF2249 domain-containing protein, producing MMPRGVERNIDVSALGPPEPLVLTLAAAERLQPGEFLRMHHRMKPCHLYGELECRGYGHDTRRTVDGMCEVFIWRQGDEVAAAAAQDAAQALAAWPAN from the coding sequence ATGATGCCGCGCGGTGTCGAGCGCAACATCGATGTGAGTGCCCTCGGTCCACCCGAACCGCTGGTGCTGACCCTGGCGGCGGCAGAACGGTTGCAGCCAGGTGAATTTCTGCGTATGCACCACCGCATGAAGCCCTGCCATTTGTATGGCGAGCTGGAGTGTCGCGGTTATGGCCATGATACGCGGCGCACCGTTGACGGCATGTGCGAGGTATTCATCTGGCGTCAGGGGGATGAGGTGGCGGCCGCAGCGGCGCAAGACGCGGCACAGGCCCTGGCTGCCTGGCCGGCAAATTGA
- a CDS encoding BPSS1780 family membrane protein, giving the protein MNNKYKVVYSGKLKAGVEAEQFIQSFMQAFKVPEEHARKVAAITRPTTIKADLDQAAAEKYRQVMDRLGMEVQVEAMAGATGLSLAAVEGGAPAVPPSVAVPAAPVGSVAAGNGERCPKCGSDRVQGDDCLACGIIISRYREKQARLAAEAAAQDSNPYAAPQSDITPPRSDDAGALTGPHGVPAGHGWQWIAGGWGHFKQNPLAWIGAVVVWVVLMMVLSLVPLLGSLAVNLLTPVLTAGFMLGAHEQRQGGSFELRHLFAGFSRNPGSLILVGVLYLVGMIGIFVVVGMTVGGAVFAMAGGMQGGARDAEMAAMMLQGPMLLAVLIAMALILPLMMAYWFAPALVALEDIKPLQAMGLSFRACLKNVLPFLIYSLAALVLMIVAMIPFGLGLLVLMPVMLAAMYVSYRDIFYAPE; this is encoded by the coding sequence ATGAACAACAAATACAAGGTCGTCTACAGCGGGAAGCTCAAGGCCGGGGTCGAGGCCGAACAATTCATACAGTCCTTCATGCAGGCATTCAAGGTACCGGAGGAACATGCACGCAAGGTGGCGGCGATCACCCGGCCCACCACCATCAAGGCCGATCTCGACCAGGCGGCGGCGGAGAAATACCGCCAGGTAATGGATCGGCTCGGCATGGAGGTGCAGGTGGAGGCCATGGCGGGAGCCACGGGGCTGTCCCTGGCAGCGGTGGAGGGAGGCGCGCCGGCAGTGCCTCCCTCCGTTGCGGTGCCAGCGGCGCCGGTGGGGTCGGTGGCGGCGGGCAATGGTGAACGCTGCCCCAAATGCGGCTCGGACCGGGTGCAGGGGGATGACTGCCTGGCCTGCGGCATCATCATCTCGCGCTACCGCGAAAAGCAGGCGCGCCTGGCCGCCGAGGCCGCGGCGCAGGACAGCAATCCCTACGCCGCGCCACAATCCGACATCACCCCGCCGCGCAGCGACGATGCCGGGGCGCTGACCGGGCCGCACGGTGTACCGGCAGGGCACGGCTGGCAGTGGATTGCCGGCGGCTGGGGCCATTTCAAACAGAACCCGCTGGCCTGGATCGGCGCCGTGGTGGTGTGGGTGGTGCTGATGATGGTGCTGTCGCTGGTGCCCCTGCTGGGGTCGCTGGCAGTCAACCTGCTGACGCCGGTGCTCACCGCCGGCTTCATGCTCGGTGCCCATGAGCAGCGTCAGGGCGGCAGCTTCGAGCTGCGCCATCTGTTCGCCGGTTTTTCGCGCAACCCCGGCAGTCTGATCCTGGTCGGTGTGCTCTACCTGGTCGGCATGATCGGTATCTTCGTGGTCGTCGGTATGACGGTGGGCGGTGCGGTGTTTGCCATGGCGGGAGGCATGCAGGGCGGGGCGCGCGATGCCGAGATGGCGGCCATGATGTTGCAGGGACCGATGTTGCTCGCCGTCCTCATCGCCATGGCGCTGATACTTCCGCTGATGATGGCCTACTGGTTCGCCCCGGCCCTGGTGGCGCTGGAAGACATCAAGCCGCTGCAGGCCATGGGGTTGAGTTTCCGCGCCTGCCTGAAGAATGTGCTGCCGTTCCTGATCTACAGCCTGGCCGCCCTGGTGCTGATGATCGTGGCGATGATCCCCTTCGGCCTGGGGCTGCTGGTGCTGATGCCGGTGATGCTGGCGGCGATGTACGTCTCCTACCGCGACATTTTCTACGCGCCGGAGTGA
- a CDS encoding GGDEF domain-containing protein: MKISPFMSGAAVAVTLLALTLILDTQERQRQAELQQAAVVQELRLLTARVESLLDKYLYLGSGIAAYVATHPDVSARDFSALMQRLAEGDALLLGMVLLREGQPSHVYAAPPRLTPTAAGAVLRLVRPVTLPDSGGTRLWGMMEIDLDRNELLARAGLPRPGTAVEIAVRNENGRLLAGTAAVFAAAQAQGAITFPDGRWELAGRITAAAVDWPWLLMLGTVIAVLAGLLTWWLRQEQMATHRLALHDCLTGLPNRRLLQDRVQQSCAAAARSRRQLVLMYLDLDNFKPVNDTYGHHAGDAVLCAVAQRLKHCVRRSDTVARVSGDEFVLVLEDLAEAREAEAVADKVLAMFARPIMVGEHAFVLGCSIGLVAMEAGCDVDEALVRADNAMYQAKRDGKNSYRWYVNEPEPLKLEVATETAV; the protein is encoded by the coding sequence ATGAAAATCTCCCCCTTCATGTCCGGGGCGGCGGTGGCGGTGACATTGCTGGCGTTGACCCTGATTCTCGATACGCAGGAGCGGCAACGGCAGGCTGAGCTTCAGCAGGCCGCAGTGGTGCAGGAGTTGCGCCTGTTGACCGCGCGCGTCGAGAGTCTGCTCGACAAGTACCTCTACCTGGGCAGCGGTATCGCCGCCTATGTCGCCACTCATCCCGATGTTTCCGCCCGCGACTTTTCCGCCCTGATGCAGCGGCTGGCCGAGGGCGATGCCCTGCTGCTCGGCATGGTATTGCTGCGCGAGGGACAGCCCAGCCACGTGTATGCCGCCCCGCCCCGGCTCACCCCCACCGCTGCCGGTGCCGTGCTGCGCCTGGTGCGGCCGGTGACCCTGCCGGACAGTGGCGGAACCCGCCTGTGGGGAATGATGGAAATCGATCTGGATCGCAATGAATTGCTGGCCCGGGCCGGTTTGCCGCGCCCGGGTACGGCGGTGGAGATCGCCGTGCGCAATGAAAACGGCCGCCTGCTGGCCGGGACGGCGGCAGTATTTGCGGCGGCACAGGCACAAGGCGCGATTACCTTCCCCGATGGGCGCTGGGAATTGGCCGGCCGCATTACGGCAGCGGCCGTCGACTGGCCCTGGTTGTTGATGCTGGGCACGGTGATCGCGGTGCTGGCCGGCCTCCTGACCTGGTGGCTGCGGCAGGAGCAGATGGCTACCCATCGTCTGGCACTGCACGATTGCCTCACCGGCCTGCCCAACCGCCGCCTGTTGCAGGATCGTGTGCAGCAGTCCTGTGCGGCAGCGGCCCGTTCACGCCGCCAGCTGGTGCTGATGTATCTCGACCTGGATAACTTCAAGCCGGTCAACGATACCTATGGTCATCATGCCGGTGATGCGGTGCTGTGTGCGGTGGCGCAGCGCCTTAAGCACTGTGTGCGGCGCAGCGATACCGTGGCGCGGGTGAGCGGCGACGAATTCGTGCTGGTGCTGGAGGACCTGGCCGAGGCCCGCGAGGCGGAGGCGGTGGCCGACAAGGTGCTGGCCATGTTTGCCCGTCCCATCATGGTGGGCGAACACGCCTTCGTGCTCGGCTGCAGCATCGGCCTGGTGGCAATGGAGGCGGGCTGTGACGTGGACGAGGCCCTGGTGCGGGCCGACAACGCCATGTATCAGGCCAAGCGTGACGGCAAGAACAGCTACCGCTGGTATGTCAACGAGCCGGAGCCGCTCAAACTAGAAGTGGCTACCGAAACGGCGGTGTGA
- a CDS encoding UDP-2,3-diacylglucosamine diphosphatase yields the protein MSRLQLRAIFISDIHLGTRDAQAEHLLDFLRHSDSEYLYLLGDIVDFWKARSGWYWPRLHSEVVQAILEKARHGTRVVYVPGNHDEWLRDYAGAEFNGIEVRQGLVHVTATGKRLLLLHGDEFDSAVRCNRLLGHVGSGFYDVLLWLNRLYNHARRRLGFPYWSLSAWIKGRVKNAVAYVARFEQAALHEAERHHVDGLVCGHIHQPALRQEQPLCYANAGDWVEHCSALVETPQGELCLIHWAAESLHWVGEPSAPATVSAPVGAWAKPPAT from the coding sequence ATGAGCCGGTTGCAGCTGCGCGCCATTTTCATCTCCGACATCCATCTCGGCACGCGTGATGCGCAGGCCGAGCATCTGCTGGATTTTCTGCGTCATAGCGACAGCGAGTATCTCTATCTGCTCGGTGACATCGTCGATTTCTGGAAGGCGCGCAGCGGCTGGTACTGGCCGCGCCTGCACAGCGAGGTGGTGCAGGCGATACTGGAGAAGGCGCGCCATGGCACCCGCGTGGTGTATGTGCCGGGCAATCACGATGAATGGCTGCGCGATTACGCCGGAGCTGAATTCAACGGCATCGAGGTGCGTCAGGGACTGGTGCACGTCACCGCCACCGGCAAGCGCCTGCTTTTGCTGCATGGCGACGAATTCGACAGTGCGGTGCGTTGCAACCGCCTGCTCGGTCATGTCGGCAGTGGCTTTTATGATGTGCTGCTGTGGCTCAACCGTCTCTACAATCATGCCCGGCGCCGGCTGGGTTTTCCCTACTGGTCCCTGTCGGCTTGGATCAAAGGCAGGGTGAAGAATGCGGTGGCCTATGTGGCGCGCTTCGAGCAGGCAGCGTTGCACGAGGCCGAGCGGCATCACGTGGACGGCCTGGTCTGTGGCCACATCCACCAGCCGGCCCTGCGGCAGGAACAGCCGCTGTGCTACGCCAATGCCGGCGATTGGGTGGAGCATTGCAGCGCGTTGGTGGAGACGCCGCAGGGCGAGTTGTGTCTGATCCACTGGGCCGCCGAAAGTCTGCATTGGGTGGGTGAGCCGAGTGCGCCCGCTACAGTGAGCGCGCCGGTCGGCGCATGGGCCAAGCCACCGGCCACATAA
- a CDS encoding lysophospholipid acyltransferase family protein: MTACERAHPFRLNGSLRLTRHAELDRLLEGTLEQASALARLDRMYQALPPAADCDEFLQQALDAFNIRVHCSTEMLQRVPVHGPLVVVANHPFGALEGVILARLLRYVRRDVKILANHFLERIPELRELFLSVDPFGGEDATRRNRRPLRQALQHLEQGGLLVVFPAGEVSHRHLDGTTTDPQWHTTVARLVRRTGATVLPVYFPGSNSLLFHLAGLVHPHLRTALLPRELLNKRNRTIAPRIGQPIPFARLKSLADTALTAQLRLRCYALAAQRDARPAANGTRPLEPIADAVATPLLCAEVAALPPEQRLDDSGELQVWYARAGQIPWLLQELGRLRELTFRAVGEGTGRSRDIDLYDAYYLHLFIWDRQNQQVVGAYRLGLADEIVRHFGPHGLYTHSLFRYHRRLLQQIAPAIELGRSFVRPEYQRSYSPLLLLWKGIGQFIARHPRYHTLFGPVSISGDYATQSQQLLVQFLRANNSLPQLARYVRPRRPFRAPLRPAWPQGSTPADLEQLSELVSAIEADEKGVPVLLRQYLKLGGRILGFNVDEAFNNALDGLIMVDLRQTDGKVLAKYMGREAAERFRIRHGVQVETA, translated from the coding sequence ATGACCGCGTGCGAGCGCGCCCATCCCTTCCGCCTCAACGGCAGCCTGCGTCTTACGCGCCACGCCGAACTCGACCGCCTGCTGGAAGGCACACTGGAACAGGCCAGCGCCCTGGCGCGGCTGGACCGCATGTACCAGGCCCTGCCGCCGGCGGCGGATTGCGACGAGTTTCTGCAACAGGCCCTGGACGCCTTCAACATCCGCGTGCACTGCTCGACGGAAATGCTGCAGCGCGTACCGGTGCATGGCCCGCTGGTGGTGGTGGCCAACCACCCCTTCGGTGCCCTGGAGGGCGTGATACTCGCGCGGTTGTTGCGTTACGTGCGCCGTGACGTCAAGATTCTGGCCAATCATTTCCTGGAACGCATTCCGGAACTGCGCGAACTGTTCCTCAGCGTTGATCCGTTCGGTGGCGAGGATGCCACCCGGCGCAACCGGCGGCCGCTCCGCCAGGCCCTGCAACATCTGGAGCAGGGCGGCCTGCTGGTGGTATTCCCCGCCGGCGAGGTATCGCACCGTCACCTCGACGGCACCACCACCGATCCACAGTGGCACACCACGGTGGCACGACTGGTGCGCCGCACCGGGGCGACGGTGCTGCCAGTCTATTTCCCCGGCAGCAACAGCCTGCTGTTCCATCTCGCCGGCCTGGTGCACCCACACCTGCGCACCGCGTTGCTGCCGCGCGAACTGCTCAACAAGCGCAACCGCACCATCGCACCGCGCATCGGCCAGCCGATCCCGTTTGCCCGGCTGAAATCCCTCGCTGACACCGCCCTGACGGCACAGCTGCGCCTGCGCTGCTATGCCCTGGCGGCACAACGCGACGCGCGTCCGGCGGCGAACGGTACGCGCCCGCTGGAGCCCATCGCCGATGCCGTCGCCACCCCGCTGCTCTGCGCCGAGGTGGCGGCACTGCCGCCGGAACAACGGCTGGATGACAGTGGCGAGCTGCAGGTATGGTATGCGCGCGCCGGCCAGATCCCGTGGCTGTTGCAGGAACTCGGGCGCCTGCGCGAGCTCACCTTCCGCGCCGTCGGCGAAGGCACCGGCCGCAGCCGCGACATCGACCTGTACGACGCCTACTATCTGCACCTGTTCATCTGGGATCGTCAGAACCAGCAGGTGGTGGGCGCCTATCGCCTGGGCCTGGCCGACGAGATCGTGCGGCACTTCGGCCCGCACGGCCTCTACACCCACTCGCTATTCCGCTATCACCGTCGCCTGCTGCAGCAGATCGCTCCGGCCATCGAGCTGGGCCGTTCATTTGTACGCCCGGAGTATCAGCGCAGCTATTCGCCGCTGCTGCTGCTGTGGAAAGGTATCGGCCAGTTCATCGCCCGCCACCCGCGTTATCACACCCTGTTCGGCCCGGTGAGCATCAGCGGCGACTATGCCACCCAGTCACAGCAATTGCTGGTGCAGTTCCTGCGCGCCAACAACTCCCTGCCGCAACTGGCGCGCTATGTCCGCCCGCGCCGGCCGTTCCGCGCCCCTTTGCGTCCGGCCTGGCCGCAAGGCAGCACACCGGCCGATCTGGAGCAGCTGTCGGAACTGGTTTCCGCCATCGAGGCGGACGAGAAGGGTGTGCCGGTACTGTTGCGCCAATACCTCAAGCTGGGCGGACGGATTCTCGGCTTCAATGTCGACGAGGCGTTCAACAACGCACTCGATGGCCTGATCATGGTCGACTTGCGCCAGACCGATGGCAAGGTGCTGGCCAAGTACATGGGTAGAGAGGCGGCGGAGCGCTTTCGCATCCGCCACGGCGTGCAGGTGGAGACGGCCTGA
- the ggt gene encoding gamma-glutamyltransferase: MRRLLFLLWLALAPAHAVTPPAAAIASAHPLATAAGHETLAAGGNAFDAAVAVSATLAVVEPYGSGLGGGGFWLLHRAEDGRQVMVDGRERAPLAARRDMYLDEKGGVVAGLSMDGALAAAIPGTPAALVHIARHYGRLPLRQSLAPAIRHAREGFEVSEHYRRMASFRLEALRASPAAARTFLHDNAVPPLGYRLRQPELATTLERLARSGHAGFYEGPTAQALLQGVQAAGGLWSAQDLHDYRVVERAPLRGQYRGLTITTAAPPSSGGVALLQMLNILAGYDWDTLDEADRVHLAVEAMRRAYRDRAEYLGDPDFVSVPVSRLTDPAYAAQLRAGIDPQRATPSRDLPGVAAAAGGFHTTHLSILDREGNRVAATLSINYPFGAAFMPEGSGVLLNDEMDDFSAKPGVPNAYGLMGAEANAIAPGKRPLSSMTPTFVDGPGGTAILGTPGGSRIITMVLLGVLEFAAGREPAAWVTRPRYHHQYLPDTVQFEPGALTAEIQDELILRGHALQQAQLPWGNMQAVWWDRKGGRVLAASDPRGEGSAVVR, translated from the coding sequence ATGCGCCGCCTGCTGTTCCTGCTCTGGCTCGCCCTGGCACCGGCACACGCCGTCACTCCGCCGGCCGCGGCCATCGCCAGCGCCCACCCCCTCGCCACCGCCGCCGGCCACGAAACCCTCGCCGCCGGCGGCAACGCCTTCGATGCCGCCGTGGCGGTGAGCGCCACCCTGGCCGTGGTGGAGCCTTACGGCTCGGGTCTGGGCGGTGGCGGTTTCTGGCTGCTGCACCGCGCCGAAGACGGTCGCCAAGTGATGGTCGACGGCCGTGAGCGGGCGCCGCTGGCGGCCCGCCGCGACATGTACCTGGATGAGAAGGGTGGCGTGGTAGCAGGCCTGTCCATGGACGGCGCCCTGGCCGCCGCCATCCCCGGTACCCCGGCGGCGCTGGTGCATATCGCTCGACACTACGGTCGCCTGCCCCTGCGGCAGAGCCTTGCCCCCGCCATCCGCCACGCCCGCGAAGGCTTTGAAGTAAGCGAACACTACCGTCGTATGGCCTCATTCCGCCTGGAGGCCCTGCGCGCCTCGCCCGCTGCGGCACGGACGTTCCTGCACGACAATGCCGTGCCGCCCCTGGGTTACCGCCTCCGCCAACCGGAGCTCGCCACCACCCTGGAGCGGCTGGCCCGCTCCGGCCACGCCGGCTTCTACGAAGGCCCCACCGCCCAGGCGCTGCTGCAAGGCGTGCAGGCTGCCGGCGGCCTATGGAGCGCGCAGGACCTGCACGACTACCGGGTAGTGGAGCGGGCGCCGCTGCGCGGCCAGTACCGCGGACTGACCATCACCACCGCCGCCCCGCCCTCCTCCGGCGGCGTCGCCCTGCTGCAGATGCTCAACATTCTCGCCGGCTACGACTGGGATACCCTGGACGAGGCCGACCGCGTGCACCTCGCCGTGGAGGCCATGCGCCGCGCCTACCGCGACCGCGCCGAATACCTCGGCGACCCCGACTTCGTCAGCGTCCCCGTATCCCGCCTCACCGACCCGGCCTACGCCGCACAGCTGCGCGCCGGCATCGACCCGCAGCGGGCCACGCCCAGCCGCGACCTGCCCGGCGTCGCTGCCGCAGCGGGCGGTTTTCACACCACCCACCTGTCGATCCTCGACCGCGAAGGCAATCGGGTCGCCGCCACCCTGAGCATCAACTACCCCTTCGGCGCCGCCTTCATGCCGGAGGGCAGCGGCGTGCTGCTCAACGACGAAATGGATGACTTCTCCGCCAAGCCCGGCGTGCCCAACGCCTACGGCCTGATGGGCGCCGAGGCCAATGCCATCGCCCCGGGCAAGCGGCCGCTGTCGAGCATGACGCCGACCTTCGTCGACGGCCCCGGCGGCACGGCGATCCTCGGCACGCCGGGCGGCAGCCGCATCATCACCATGGTGCTGCTCGGGGTTCTGGAGTTTGCCGCCGGCCGCGAGCCGGCCGCCTGGGTGACGCGGCCGCGCTATCACCACCAGTACCTGCCCGACACGGTGCAGTTCGAGCCCGGCGCGCTGACTGCGGAGATACAGGACGAACTGATCTTGCGTGGCCACGCCCTGCAACAGGCACAGCTGCCCTGGGGCAACATGCAGGCGGTGTGGTGGGACAGGAAGGGCGGCCGCGTCTTGGCCGCCAGCGACCCGCGCGGCGAGGGCTCGGCCGTGGTGCGCTGA
- the rsmD gene encoding 16S rRNA (guanine(966)-N(2))-methyltransferase RsmD, whose amino-acid sequence MPPRHGHNQLRIIGGTWRSRRVSFPDVEGLRPSPDRVRETLFNWLAPIIAGSRCLDLYAGSGALGLEALSRGAAEAVFVDSDRRAVQQLEQNLKLLGASGARVVHSDALSFLQRPPQPFDVVFLDPPFRKDLLPTCLERLATGWLAEGARVYVESEAELGEPPLLPDWELLRSKQAGQVRYSLLQAP is encoded by the coding sequence ATGCCGCCGCGGCACGGACACAACCAACTGCGCATCATCGGCGGCACCTGGCGCAGCCGTCGCGTCAGCTTTCCCGATGTGGAGGGGCTGCGCCCCAGCCCCGACCGCGTGCGCGAGACGCTTTTCAACTGGCTGGCGCCGATCATCGCGGGCAGCCGCTGTCTCGATCTCTACGCCGGCAGCGGAGCGCTGGGTCTGGAGGCGCTGTCGCGCGGCGCGGCCGAGGCGGTATTCGTCGACAGCGACCGGCGCGCGGTGCAACAACTGGAACAGAACCTGAAACTGCTCGGCGCCTCCGGCGCCCGGGTGGTGCACAGCGATGCGCTGAGTTTTCTGCAACGTCCGCCACAGCCCTTCGACGTGGTGTTTCTCGACCCGCCGTTCCGCAAGGATCTGCTGCCTACCTGCCTGGAGCGGCTGGCCACCGGCTGGCTCGCCGAGGGGGCGCGGGTGTACGTGGAAAGCGAGGCCGAACTGGGCGAGCCGCCCCTGCTGCCGGACTGGGAGCTGCTGCGCAGCAAACAGGCCGGGCAGGTGCGCTACAGCCTGTTGCAGGCCCCCTGA
- a CDS encoding M16 family metallopeptidase, with protein MRVVIQKLLPVLVLSCWSALAAALPQIEHWQTANGARVYFVAAHELPMVDVQVVFDAGSARDARPGVANLAAGLLTEGAGTLDANAIAEKFDALGARIGSSAGRDYASVTLRSLTDPALLQPALDTLSLILRAPTFPATAFERERKRVLIGLRAQEQNPGALAERAFYRALYGNHPYAQPPLGTAQSVATLRRDDVLGHYRRYYVARNAIVIIVGDLQRSAAEQVAETLVGQLPQGSTPAALPAVAEVSGETVRITHPSSQTHILVGQPVLRRGDPDYFPLYVGNHILGGSGLVSRISEEVREKRGLAYSAYSYFLPMRQAGPFQMGVQTRNESAAEALDVMRATLERYRAEGPSAAELEAAQKNITGGFPLNIDSNSDIAGYLAMIAFYDLSLDYLDRFIDRVNAVTAEQIRDAFQRRIDPERLVTVTVGNGQ; from the coding sequence ATGAGAGTTGTGATACAGAAACTGCTGCCCGTCTTGGTATTGTCGTGCTGGAGCGCCCTCGCCGCCGCACTGCCGCAGATCGAACACTGGCAAACGGCTAACGGTGCCCGCGTGTACTTCGTCGCCGCGCATGAACTGCCGATGGTGGACGTGCAGGTGGTATTCGATGCCGGCAGCGCCCGCGACGCACGACCCGGCGTCGCCAATCTCGCCGCCGGCCTGCTCACCGAGGGCGCCGGCACACTGGACGCCAATGCCATCGCGGAAAAGTTCGACGCCCTCGGCGCGCGCATCGGCAGCAGTGCCGGACGCGACTATGCCAGCGTGACGCTGCGCAGCCTGACCGACCCCGCCCTGCTGCAACCGGCGCTGGATACCCTGTCCCTGATCCTGCGCGCCCCCACATTCCCCGCCACCGCCTTCGAACGCGAACGCAAGCGCGTGCTGATCGGCCTGCGTGCGCAGGAGCAGAATCCCGGCGCCCTTGCCGAGCGTGCCTTTTACCGCGCCCTGTACGGCAACCATCCCTATGCCCAGCCGCCCCTCGGCACTGCACAGAGCGTCGCCACGCTGCGGCGTGACGATGTGCTCGGCCATTACCGCCGCTACTACGTGGCACGCAATGCCATCGTGATCATCGTCGGCGATCTGCAACGCTCGGCGGCGGAACAGGTGGCGGAGACGCTGGTGGGGCAATTGCCGCAAGGCAGCACACCGGCAGCGTTGCCGGCGGTGGCGGAGGTGAGTGGCGAAACAGTACGCATCACACACCCATCGAGCCAGACCCATATCCTGGTGGGCCAGCCGGTGCTGCGCCGCGGCGACCCGGATTATTTCCCGCTCTATGTGGGCAACCACATCCTGGGCGGCTCCGGCCTGGTGTCGCGCATCTCCGAAGAGGTGCGCGAGAAACGCGGCCTCGCCTACAGCGCCTACAGCTACTTCCTGCCCATGCGTCAGGCCGGTCCGTTCCAAATGGGAGTGCAGACCCGGAACGAATCCGCCGCCGAGGCCCTGGACGTGATGCGCGCGACGCTGGAGCGCTACCGCGCCGAGGGCCCGAGTGCTGCGGAGCTGGAGGCCGCACAGAAAAACATCACCGGCGGCTTCCCGCTCAACATCGACAGCAATAGCGACATTGCCGGCTATCTGGCGATGATCGCCTTTTACGATCTGTCGCTGGACTATCTCGACCGCTTCATCGACCGGGTGAATGCGGTTACCGCGGAGCAGATCCGCGACGCCTTCCAGCGCCGCATCGATCCGGAGCGCCTGGTCACCGTCACCGTGGGCAACGGGCAATAA
- the coaD gene encoding pantetheine-phosphate adenylyltransferase: MPVTAIYPGTFDPITNGHSDIIERAARLFDKVVVAIAASSKKQPAFTLEERVAMAQAALADLSNVEVCGFDTLLADYVQQRGAQVILRGLRAVSDFEYEFQLASMNRRLAPKVETLFLTPAENYAFISSSLVKEVASLGGDVSAFVHPKVLAALQNRLR, translated from the coding sequence ATGCCCGTCACGGCCATCTATCCCGGTACCTTCGACCCGATCACCAACGGGCACAGCGATATCATCGAACGCGCGGCACGCCTGTTCGACAAGGTGGTGGTGGCGATCGCCGCCAGCTCGAAAAAGCAGCCGGCCTTCACGCTGGAAGAGCGCGTCGCCATGGCGCAGGCGGCACTGGCCGATCTGTCCAATGTCGAGGTGTGCGGCTTCGACACCCTGCTGGCGGATTATGTGCAGCAGCGGGGGGCCCAGGTCATCCTGCGCGGCCTGCGCGCCGTGTCGGATTTCGAGTACGAATTCCAGCTCGCCAGCATGAACCGGCGGCTGGCACCCAAAGTGGAAACCCTGTTCCTCACTCCGGCGGAAAACTATGCCTTCATCTCGTCCAGCCTGGTCAAGGAGGTGGCCTCCCTCGGCGGCGATGTCTCCGCCTTCGTCCACCCCAAGGTGCTGGCTGCACTTCAAAACAGATTGCGCTAA
- a CDS encoding YfhL family 4Fe-4S dicluster ferredoxin, whose amino-acid sequence MALMITDECINCDVCEPECPNGAISQGDDIYVIDPNLCTECVGHYDTPQCVEVCPVDCIPKDPNHVETYEQLLAKYERLQKGG is encoded by the coding sequence ATGGCACTGATGATCACCGACGAGTGCATCAATTGTGATGTGTGCGAGCCCGAGTGCCCCAACGGCGCCATCTCGCAAGGCGACGACATTTACGTCATCGACCCCAATCTGTGCACGGAATGCGTCGGTCACTACGACACCCCGCAGTGCGTGGAAGTCTGCCCGGTGGACTGCATCCCCAAGGACCCCAACCACGTGGAAACCTACGAGCAGCTGCTGGCCAAGTACGAGCGTCTGCAAAAGGGCGGCTAA